From Candidatus Bathyarchaeia archaeon, the proteins below share one genomic window:
- a CDS encoding substrate-binding domain-containing protein, producing the protein MISLTRRTKAITILSITAALILLGAYSHATCRTEYRQRLIVSTTTSLYETGLLDALKSEFERNHPSINVSFISQGTGLALQTAMRGDADLILVHDPAREFKFLKDGYGVNRKIVAYNFYVVVGPGEDSAKVEGALSAVEAFKKIKEAGEKKTALWVSRGDDSGTHAREKDVWKDAGFNVSELRNMDWYLEAGSGMAATLKLADEKEAYTLSDLGSYLNNYVSGNIKLKALVETGKDLLNVYSVIAVNPRKSNALNLKFEASKEFIKFLVSDRAQMLIEEFGEPRLGKPLFHSYIQLMRHDDQKTMRWIQELAYFNGSECPPEYRYQAEELYQIKVFGNLRTSVLAATVYLENSCIRSLRKLKILLLDRVI; encoded by the coding sequence GTGATAAGCTTAACGAGACGAACAAAAGCCATCACTATTCTGTCCATAACGGCGGCGCTTATCCTTCTCGGAGCCTACTCACATGCGACATGCCGGACTGAGTACAGGCAACGTCTAATAGTTTCCACGACGACCAGCCTCTACGAAACAGGCCTCCTCGACGCGTTAAAATCGGAGTTCGAGAGGAATCATCCTTCCATCAACGTTTCCTTCATTTCCCAGGGAACTGGGTTAGCTTTACAGACCGCCATGAGAGGCGACGCAGACCTAATACTTGTCCACGATCCTGCACGGGAATTCAAGTTCTTGAAGGATGGATACGGGGTTAACCGTAAGATTGTCGCTTACAACTTTTACGTTGTTGTTGGGCCAGGCGAGGATTCCGCCAAAGTTGAAGGCGCCTTATCAGCGGTCGAAGCGTTTAAGAAGATTAAGGAGGCGGGGGAGAAAAAAACCGCCCTATGGGTTTCTCGGGGCGATGATTCAGGTACCCACGCTAGGGAGAAGGATGTTTGGAAGGACGCTGGGTTTAACGTTTCGGAGCTGAGAAACATGGACTGGTATTTGGAGGCGGGATCCGGTATGGCGGCGACCCTTAAACTGGCTGATGAAAAGGAAGCCTACACATTATCAGACCTAGGAAGCTACTTAAACAACTACGTGAGTGGAAACATAAAGTTAAAAGCGCTGGTGGAAACTGGAAAAGACCTGCTTAACGTATACAGCGTCATAGCCGTCAACCCCAGGAAAAGCAACGCGCTCAACTTGAAGTTTGAAGCCTCAAAGGAGTTCATTAAGTTCCTCGTATCCGATAGGGCTCAAATGTTGATCGAGGAGTTCGGAGAGCCGAGGCTTGGGAAACCGCTCTTCCACTCCTACATTCAGTTGATGAGACATGATGACCAGAAGACTATGAGATGGATTCAAGAGCTCGCGTATTTCAACGGGTCGGAGTGCCCTCCAGAATACAGGTATCAAGCAGAGGAACTCTACCAAATTAAAGTCTTCGGAAACTTACGCACTTCTGTCCTCGCAGCAACTGTGTACCTTGAAAATAGTTGTATTCGAAGCTTGAGGAAGTTGAAGATCCTCCTACTAGATAGGGTGATCTGA
- a CDS encoding tRNA-intron lyase encodes MSEEEKVEPVEAMLDHGRVYLPLTDKVKDLREKGFGELKHKRVYLSPTEALYLLDKKKIIIRHGEGKELSLSDLIKKLSAVKDETWIKYLIYRDLRDRGYIVRETSRFDFEVYGKGALRRLVSIVHEGGDTSIARLNLLLSHAKRERKELVLAVIDRRTDIVYYTLDSLTI; translated from the coding sequence ATGTCTGAAGAGGAAAAGGTTGAGCCTGTGGAGGCGATGTTGGACCATGGCCGAGTATACCTCCCTCTTACGGACAAGGTGAAGGATCTTAGGGAAAAGGGGTTTGGAGAGCTTAAGCATAAAAGGGTTTACTTATCTCCTACTGAGGCCTTATACCTTCTAGATAAAAAGAAGATCATCATTCGTCACGGCGAGGGAAAAGAGCTGAGCCTCAGCGATCTAATTAAGAAGCTTTCAGCCGTCAAAGATGAAACTTGGATCAAATACCTAATCTACAGGGATCTAAGGGACAGAGGATACATAGTTAGGGAAACATCTAGGTTTGACTTCGAAGTCTATGGGAAAGGGGCTTTAAGGAGACTTGTGTCCATCGTGCATGAAGGCGGAGACACCAGCATAGCCCGGTTAAACCTTCTTTTATCACACGCGAAAAGGGAGAGAAAGGAGCTTGTTCTAGCCGTTATAGACAGGAGAACCGACATCGTATATTATACCCTTGACTCCTTAACAATATAG
- a CDS encoding DUF5320 domain-containing protein, which yields MTGTVKEAVEQYWKGRLQPTIGPAAPAHYGMGAGLQWGTGFGRGMGRGRWWSTDPSVGPPTPPPITPLQETYPQRTSTPQKPEEELAALQECKKKLEEDLEGVKARIRELKDLMKTSSEDK from the coding sequence GTGACAGGCACGGTCAAAGAGGCGGTTGAACAATATTGGAAAGGAAGACTGCAACCTACTATAGGCCCAGCCGCCCCAGCCCACTACGGCATGGGCGCTGGATTACAATGGGGAACGGGGTTTGGTCGAGGAATGGGTAGAGGCCGATGGTGGAGCACTGATCCAAGCGTTGGACCTCCTACACCTCCACCTATTACTCCGCTTCAAGAAACTTATCCTCAACGAACTTCAACGCCTCAGAAACCGGAGGAAGAATTGGCAGCGCTGCAGGAATGTAAGAAGAAGTTAGAGGAGGATTTAGAAGGCGTTAAAGCCAGAATTAGGGAGCTGAAAGACCTGATGAAAACCAGCTCCGAGGATAAATAA
- a CDS encoding type II toxin-antitoxin system VapC family toxin — protein sequence MRFLDSNVFIYAYYKPKRQLNQKEMRMKDHAKKIITDLSHGKEDVATTIVHLSEVANILKHGMSPEQLTHLILGLFMLDNVRIYGVTMEAYFAAVELGGDLKLDPNDALAVDIMRQNDIREIYSFDEDFDKIEEITRLPKL from the coding sequence ATGAGATTCCTAGATTCAAACGTTTTCATCTATGCCTACTATAAACCGAAGAGGCAGCTTAATCAAAAGGAGATGAGGATGAAGGACCATGCAAAGAAAATAATCACTGATTTATCCCATGGGAAAGAGGATGTAGCAACAACGATTGTACACTTATCTGAAGTTGCAAACATTCTTAAACATGGTATGTCACCAGAACAGTTAACTCACCTTATCCTCGGCTTATTTATGCTGGACAATGTGAGGATATACGGAGTGACCATGGAAGCGTACTTCGCAGCGGTAGAGCTTGGAGGAGATTTGAAACTTGATCCTAATGATGCCTTAGCCGTCGACATCATGAGGCAAAATGACATTAGGGAAATTTATTCATTTGATGAAGATTTCGATAAGATAGAAGAAATAACTAGGCTGCCTAAACTTTGA
- a CDS encoding Mrp/NBP35 family ATP-binding protein yields MSVANAETKHLERNAEALPDRVKRIREQENLLKTRMGKIVHKIAVISGKGGVGKSLVTVNLAMALTLHGHSHKVGILDADIHGPCVPKMLGMEGQRLHVGPPGAFPAEGPQGIRVVSMDLLLDDETPVIWRGPLKMSAIRQFLTDIVWGELDFLLIDLPPGTGDEPLSIMQLIPEMDGVVIVTIPSEVSQKVVKKAVTFARKLNVPIIGIIENMSGFICPNCGTEVNIFSVGGGEKIAREMGIPFLGRVPLDPKICEDSDVGKPFIIQHPNSPAAKAFMSIVDNIERFLNGKAKL; encoded by the coding sequence ATGAGTGTCGCCAACGCTGAAACGAAACATCTTGAAAGGAACGCGGAAGCTCTTCCCGATAGGGTGAAGCGGATCCGCGAGCAGGAGAACCTTTTGAAGACTAGGATGGGTAAAATCGTACACAAGATCGCAGTCATCAGTGGGAAGGGAGGGGTTGGAAAAAGCCTCGTCACAGTAAACCTTGCCATGGCGTTAACGTTGCATGGACACAGCCACAAGGTTGGAATCTTGGACGCTGACATTCACGGCCCTTGCGTGCCCAAAATGCTTGGGATGGAAGGGCAGAGGCTTCACGTTGGACCCCCAGGGGCTTTTCCAGCTGAAGGCCCCCAAGGCATACGAGTGGTTTCAATGGATCTCTTACTGGACGATGAAACACCTGTTATCTGGCGAGGACCGCTAAAAATGAGCGCCATTCGACAGTTCCTTACCGATATAGTCTGGGGTGAGCTTGACTTCTTACTCATCGACCTGCCACCTGGAACGGGCGACGAGCCCCTCAGCATCATGCAGCTAATCCCAGAGATGGATGGCGTGGTTATTGTCACAATCCCATCCGAGGTCTCGCAGAAAGTGGTGAAGAAGGCTGTGACATTCGCTCGGAAGCTGAACGTTCCAATAATAGGAATCATAGAAAATATGAGTGGTTTTATATGTCCAAATTGCGGAACCGAGGTTAACATATTCAGTGTCGGAGGGGGAGAAAAGATCGCGAGGGAGATGGGCATACCATTTCTTGGAAGAGTTCCCTTAGACCCTAAAATCTGCGAAGACTCCGATGTGGGAAAGCCGTTTATAATTCAGCATCCAAATTCCCCAGCGGCAAAAGCTTTTATGAGCATCGTGGACAACATAGAGCGTTTTTTAAACGGGAAAGCTAAGCTTTAA
- a CDS encoding corrinoid protein: MESKEEVLQRLRNAIVQLDIDGIGKIAQEALDKGIPAYEAVMEGMSKGMEIVGKKFEEGEFFLSDLIMAGETMKAGMEVLKPHLKAGQVKSMGRVVIGTVKGDIHDIGKNIVSTLLSSAGFEVHDLGVDVDVDRFVKAVQEVKAHILAMSALLTVTMPYMEEVIEAVKRAGIRSQLKIIVGGAPLSEDYAKRIGADAYAEDAVTGVERCKKLMDEVKNE, encoded by the coding sequence TTGGAGAGCAAAGAGGAGGTTTTGCAGAGGCTTCGAAACGCCATCGTACAGCTTGACATAGACGGTATAGGGAAGATAGCTCAAGAAGCGTTAGACAAGGGCATTCCAGCCTACGAGGCTGTGATGGAAGGTATGAGTAAGGGCATGGAGATCGTTGGAAAGAAGTTTGAAGAAGGAGAGTTTTTCCTATCGGATTTAATCATGGCTGGGGAGACGATGAAGGCTGGCATGGAGGTTTTAAAGCCACATTTGAAAGCCGGCCAAGTTAAGTCCATGGGCAGAGTTGTGATCGGAACAGTTAAAGGCGACATTCATGACATAGGTAAAAACATCGTATCCACTCTACTTTCCTCCGCGGGATTCGAAGTTCACGACTTGGGAGTAGATGTGGACGTCGATCGATTCGTTAAGGCTGTTCAAGAAGTTAAGGCGCATATACTAGCTATGTCGGCTTTACTCACGGTCACGATGCCGTACATGGAGGAGGTCATAGAGGCTGTGAAGAGGGCAGGTATTCGAAGCCAGTTAAAGATAATCGTTGGAGGTGCTCCTTTAAGCGAAGACTACGCTAAGCGAATAGGAGCTGACGCCTACGCTGAGGACGCTGTCACGGGAGTTGAGAGATGCAAGAAGCTTATGGACGAGGTGAAAAATGAATAG
- the hisS gene encoding histidine--tRNA ligase, with product MPYKAFTLPRGMRDIDQIETAKREWLFGKIAYVAEKYGFQKVDPSPIEKLETLEAKSGPAIRDEIYCFKDKAGRDLGLRFDLTVGMTRMVASRRDLPQPIKLYAISGMWRYDEPQFARYRYFHQWDMEIYGSENTLADAETISASMDILEEIGLHDYEVLINSRVLMDSFLASLKISSEEQRMEALRLIDKIQKTPREKIVEEFERLGVAQDRLEKLLEFTSIKGPPEKILEELEAYEARGQLTMKGLDTVRSLVEDLKAYGKLSKCFLNMGVVRGIDYYDGIVFEAYDKGGEDVGAILGGGRYDRLGLIYGGSPLPATGVAGGVERLMISLERRGLLPKIDVSPKAYVTILNDQVKAQSIALAQLIRRMGVSCDLELKNRPLKKQLEYADSMGIPYTLILGPKEIEKDIVRIRDMKTRRETLVPTRSLEEWIKKIRS from the coding sequence ATGCCCTACAAGGCTTTCACACTGCCTAGGGGAATGCGGGACATAGATCAAATCGAAACGGCTAAAAGGGAGTGGCTGTTCGGTAAAATCGCCTACGTAGCTGAGAAATATGGTTTTCAAAAGGTAGATCCCTCGCCCATAGAGAAGCTTGAAACATTGGAAGCTAAAAGCGGGCCGGCCATAAGGGATGAAATATACTGCTTCAAAGACAAAGCGGGCAGAGATCTAGGTTTAAGGTTTGACCTAACCGTTGGCATGACCCGAATGGTGGCCTCGAGAAGAGACCTCCCCCAGCCCATAAAGCTTTACGCGATATCGGGAATGTGGAGATACGATGAACCTCAATTCGCCCGTTATCGATATTTCCATCAATGGGACATGGAGATATATGGGTCGGAAAACACTTTAGCCGACGCTGAGACGATTTCAGCGAGCATGGACATCCTAGAGGAGATCGGCTTACATGACTATGAGGTTCTAATAAACAGCAGAGTTCTCATGGACAGCTTTCTAGCTTCTTTGAAGATTAGCTCTGAAGAGCAGAGGATGGAGGCGTTAAGGCTCATAGACAAGATTCAAAAGACACCTAGAGAAAAAATCGTGGAAGAGTTCGAAAGGCTGGGGGTTGCGCAAGATCGTTTAGAGAAGCTTTTAGAATTCACATCTATTAAGGGTCCGCCTGAAAAAATCCTTGAAGAGCTAGAGGCTTATGAGGCCCGAGGCCAGTTGACGATGAAAGGGTTGGATACGGTGAGAAGCCTCGTAGAAGACTTAAAGGCCTACGGCAAACTGAGTAAATGCTTTCTCAACATGGGTGTGGTGAGGGGAATAGACTACTATGATGGAATAGTGTTCGAAGCCTACGATAAGGGAGGCGAGGACGTAGGAGCCATTTTAGGAGGCGGCCGATACGACAGACTGGGATTAATCTACGGTGGAAGCCCATTACCGGCTACAGGCGTCGCCGGAGGAGTGGAGAGGCTCATGATCTCCCTGGAGAGACGGGGGTTACTCCCTAAAATTGACGTTTCCCCAAAAGCCTACGTGACCATCTTAAATGATCAGGTTAAAGCGCAGTCGATAGCGCTGGCCCAGCTGATCAGGAGGATGGGAGTCTCATGTGACTTGGAGCTTAAAAACAGACCTTTAAAAAAACAGCTAGAATACGCTGATTCAATGGGCATCCCCTACACGTTAATTCTAGGGCCGAAGGAAATAGAGAAAGACATAGTTAGGATACGTGACATGAAAACTAGGAGAGAAACCTTAGTTCCTACGCGAAGCCTTGAAGAGTGGATTAAAAAGATAAGGAGTTAA
- a CDS encoding PIN domain-containing protein: MGRTTFAWSQKDSLLGESFLQLPNLKLLKAEIGIILRAQSLLEKCALKPRSSIHAAAAPVNKIEKILSYDKDFDVIPNLFRTTP, encoded by the coding sequence ATGGGTCGGACGACGTTTGCTTGGTCCCAGAAAGACTCTCTGTTAGGTGAAAGCTTCCTCCAACTGCCCAACCTGAAGCTCCTCAAAGCAGAGATTGGAATCATATTAAGGGCCCAAAGCCTCCTCGAAAAATGCGCTCTTAAACCGAGGTCCTCCATACACGCCGCAGCCGCCCCCGTTAACAAGATCGAGAAAATCCTCAGCTACGATAAGGATTTCGACGTGATCCCGAACTTGTTCAGAACGACTCCATGA
- a CDS encoding NifB/NifX family molybdenum-iron cluster-binding protein codes for MVKLAIPVERFDGEASVISYHFGRAPTFALVNLNPDGRVESIESVPNVGEHFGGHGAADALALRLNVDAVVVRGMGPRGIQAFREEGIAVLTGEVDTVREALDAYIDGRLIALTEPCREARHH; via the coding sequence ATGGTGAAGTTGGCAATCCCCGTTGAGAGATTTGACGGAGAGGCCTCTGTGATTTCTTATCACTTCGGTCGCGCTCCAACATTCGCCCTAGTGAATCTTAACCCAGATGGTAGGGTGGAGAGCATCGAGTCTGTGCCGAATGTTGGAGAACATTTTGGTGGTCATGGAGCGGCTGATGCCTTGGCTCTAAGGCTTAACGTAGACGCCGTAGTGGTTAGAGGAATGGGGCCCCGAGGGATACAGGCTTTCCGTGAGGAAGGCATCGCGGTGCTTACAGGTGAAGTCGACACGGTAAGGGAGGCGTTGGACGCTTACATCGATGGCAGGCTCATAGCTTTAACAGAACCTTGCAGAGAGGCGCGGCACCATTAG
- a CDS encoding TOBE domain-containing protein, translating to MPRNRGDLTPSIKLWLRKGSSHILGQGGASLLKAIDKCGSIREAAKQMGLSYRYAWTRLLEMEKALGQPILRTRIGGKKGGGSKLTEAAVKILKDYDRIEKYLKRSLKEEESWEAVALKISARNRLKGIVESVEEDKITSKVKVRIRSPATITAVITKEAVKDLNIKPGDEVEAVIKATEVMIAKKD from the coding sequence GTGCCTAGAAATCGAGGGGATTTAACTCCCTCCATTAAACTTTGGCTCCGAAAAGGCTCATCACATATCCTCGGTCAGGGCGGGGCATCCCTCCTAAAAGCCATCGATAAATGTGGATCCATCAGAGAAGCCGCCAAGCAAATGGGCCTCTCCTACAGGTATGCTTGGACTAGGCTCTTAGAGATGGAGAAGGCTTTAGGGCAGCCCATTCTGCGGACAAGAATAGGCGGTAAAAAAGGAGGGGGGTCAAAGCTAACCGAGGCGGCGGTGAAAATCCTCAAAGACTATGATAGGATTGAAAAATATCTGAAGAGGTCGTTAAAGGAGGAGGAAAGCTGGGAGGCAGTTGCGTTGAAAATAAGCGCGAGAAACCGCCTTAAAGGAATAGTTGAAAGCGTTGAAGAAGACAAAATTACGTCGAAGGTTAAAGTAAGAATACGATCACCGGCGACAATAACAGCGGTGATCACAAAGGAAGCCGTTAAAGACCTTAACATAAAGCCAGGCGACGAGGTTGAAGCCGTCATAAAAGCCACCGAAGTAATGATAGCAAAGAAAGATTGA
- a CDS encoding uroporphyrinogen decarboxylase family protein yields the protein MLTAVKLEEPERVPVATLEQEHAVKLAGVKYWEYATDPKIVAKAQMHAIRKYRLDFAWIHIDDWIEYEAMGNKIRYFDAAVPTCERYVVEEESDLGKLRIPDPSRDGRIPVLIEAIKAILKASQGRILVCGRAASAFSGMLLLRGLEKGLKDLYVNPKLCEDLLKISHEVAETMATAQIEAGAHAIWVGDCLATSRLIPPRFHELYALPYQSKLISLIKKLGGIPILFTDEKKLDRLIKESESNPDVMGIGTGIKLEDAKQAIGEKLCLFGNIDPVHALLQGSKEDVAGAVRSCIEAAASGGGFILATGECVCRDTPESNIHEMVKQAETYGRYKAK from the coding sequence ATGTTAACTGCCGTTAAGTTGGAGGAGCCTGAAAGAGTTCCAGTAGCCACCTTAGAGCAGGAGCACGCCGTGAAGCTGGCGGGGGTAAAGTACTGGGAGTACGCTACAGATCCTAAAATCGTCGCGAAAGCTCAGATGCACGCGATACGGAAATACAGGTTAGACTTCGCCTGGATCCACATTGACGATTGGATTGAATACGAAGCGATGGGAAACAAAATAAGGTATTTCGATGCTGCGGTTCCAACCTGCGAGAGATACGTGGTCGAAGAAGAATCAGATCTAGGAAAACTTAGAATACCTGACCCCTCAAGGGATGGGCGAATACCCGTTCTCATAGAGGCGATTAAGGCCATTCTTAAAGCTTCTCAGGGTCGAATACTAGTTTGCGGCCGAGCTGCTTCAGCATTTTCAGGCATGCTTCTTCTACGAGGCTTAGAGAAAGGCCTAAAAGACCTATATGTGAACCCAAAGTTATGCGAGGACCTTTTAAAAATAAGCCATGAAGTCGCTGAAACCATGGCTACGGCTCAAATAGAGGCGGGGGCCCACGCCATCTGGGTTGGAGACTGCTTAGCCACCTCTAGACTCATCCCCCCAAGATTCCACGAACTCTACGCCCTTCCATACCAAAGCAAGCTTATCAGCCTCATTAAGAAGCTGGGGGGAATCCCAATACTTTTCACCGACGAAAAAAAGCTGGATAGGTTAATCAAAGAATCCGAATCCAACCCAGACGTGATGGGAATAGGAACAGGCATAAAACTAGAAGACGCTAAACAAGCCATAGGAGAAAAACTCTGCCTATTCGGGAACATAGATCCAGTCCACGCGTTGTTACAAGGCTCAAAAGAAGACGTAGCGGGAGCTGTGCGAAGCTGCATCGAAGCCGCGGCTTCAGGAGGCGGGTTTATCTTGGCTACAGGAGAATGCGTCTGCCGAGACACCCCGGAATCGAACATCCACGAAATGGTCAAGCAGGCTGAAACCTATGGAAGATATAAAGCCAAGTAG
- a CDS encoding AbrB family transcriptional regulator, giving the protein MKSLKVGVEVKRFDTQGRIVLPADWRESEAGGSRELYIVKRKGYLKIIPKSEVNLTENFDKIDLGVESIGNWKDFEKKFYEGNR; this is encoded by the coding sequence GTGAAAAGTTTGAAAGTAGGAGTGGAGGTCAAAAGGTTTGACACTCAAGGACGCATCGTTCTGCCGGCGGATTGGCGTGAATCGGAGGCTGGAGGGAGCAGGGAGCTTTACATAGTGAAGAGGAAGGGATACTTGAAGATCATTCCAAAAAGTGAGGTTAATTTAACAGAAAATTTTGATAAAATAGATTTAGGAGTAGAATCCATTGGAAATTGGAAGGATTTTGAGAAGAAATTCTATGAGGGAAACAGATGA
- the dcd gene encoding dCTP deaminase, with the protein MDMPSMGKLRIEPLDESCINPAGYDLRCGQDVALNPGQMVLSSTLERVYLPNDLLGVLHLRSSLAREGLIASLALVDPGFRGQLTVMLYNAGNSAIRVKSGERFLQISFFKLINEASRGYSGVYQDSRGVVKSLRG; encoded by the coding sequence ATGGACATGCCTTCCATGGGAAAGTTGAGGATTGAGCCTTTAGATGAATCCTGCATTAATCCAGCTGGCTACGATCTTAGATGCGGACAGGATGTGGCGTTAAATCCTGGACAAATGGTTTTATCCTCAACCCTTGAACGTGTTTACCTTCCAAACGATCTCCTAGGCGTTTTACATTTGAGGTCCTCATTAGCCAGAGAGGGTTTAATCGCCAGCCTAGCCCTCGTTGACCCAGGGTTTAGAGGGCAGCTTACCGTCATGCTTTACAACGCTGGAAACAGCGCGATACGGGTTAAAAGTGGAGAGCGTTTCCTTCAAATTTCCTTTTTCAAGCTCATTAATGAGGCGAGTCGGGGATACTCTGGGGTTTACCAAGACAGCAGAGGTGTGGTTAAAAGCTTAAGAGGGTAA
- a CDS encoding phosphoribosyltransferase family protein, with protein sequence MKGGSRILDLKYKLMTIEMLNLAKSFYTYRELSQLIGLPETVLSRYVKGHVLPTIDRAEQMNKILQNILRLDGELQKRIKFDEYGYFDNTKIIGDPLFLERAVQHAINKFAGKRVTKILTAAVDGIPLATLLAHRLGVKLVVAKREREVGVKEFIEEVYTPYHTAVMVSLYVPRGAIKRGDSVLIVDDVIDSGETQKALIKIVEKSRGDVVGIYALVAIGDEWKKLSQSVRFPIELILQVSKKVESEGASEP encoded by the coding sequence TTGAAGGGCGGCTCAAGGATACTGGATTTAAAATATAAGTTGATGACAATTGAGATGCTTAATTTAGCTAAAAGCTTCTACACTTACCGGGAGCTTTCTCAACTCATCGGGCTTCCGGAGACTGTTCTAAGCAGATACGTTAAGGGCCATGTTTTGCCCACAATTGACAGAGCGGAGCAGATGAACAAGATCCTTCAAAACATACTTAGACTGGATGGGGAGTTACAGAAGAGAATTAAGTTCGATGAATACGGGTACTTTGATAACACAAAGATCATCGGCGACCCCCTCTTTTTAGAGAGGGCTGTGCAACATGCCATCAACAAGTTCGCGGGTAAGAGGGTGACGAAGATTCTGACGGCGGCTGTTGACGGAATCCCATTAGCTACTTTGCTGGCCCACAGGCTTGGGGTAAAGTTGGTTGTGGCGAAGAGGGAGAGGGAGGTTGGGGTGAAAGAGTTCATTGAAGAAGTCTACACCCCATATCATACAGCCGTTATGGTAAGCCTCTACGTGCCCAGGGGGGCCATCAAAAGGGGGGATAGTGTGCTGATCGTCGACGACGTAATCGACAGCGGAGAAACCCAAAAGGCGTTGATTAAAATCGTCGAGAAATCTAGGGGCGATGTAGTAGGGATATACGCGCTGGTCGCCATCGGGGATGAATGGAAAAAACTAAGCCAATCAGTTAGATTTCCCATCGAGTTAATCCTCCAGGTTTCTAAAAAGGTTGAGTCAGAGGGAGCGTCGGAGCCCTAG